One window of the Pseudomonas sp. S04 genome contains the following:
- a CDS encoding substrate-binding periplasmic protein — protein sequence MVRRGCWILLLAMVCSVARAVEVPAVPAVIHLASEDWEDYTAADGHGLALDILREVFEPAGVKLDIRTVPYTRSIGLVQLKEVDALVGSYRDEAKGVLYPHWNFDSDHIYALGLASSPAPTQATLGKYRLAWVRGYRYENYLPNVRRYNQIERRTGILPMLQQGRADYYIDAQTEVEAVLKGAVDSQQFRYTHLAELPLFLGFADTSQARSLMKLYDQRMTLLVGNGGLKPIFERWKQPYPFEGNLMPAGQ from the coding sequence ATGGTGCGGCGCGGTTGCTGGATCCTGCTGTTGGCTATGGTCTGCTCGGTCGCCCGTGCGGTGGAAGTGCCCGCTGTACCTGCGGTAATCCATCTGGCGAGCGAAGACTGGGAAGACTACACCGCTGCCGACGGGCACGGCCTGGCCTTGGACATCTTGCGTGAGGTGTTCGAGCCGGCCGGGGTCAAGCTGGATATCCGCACGGTGCCCTACACCCGTTCGATCGGCCTGGTGCAACTCAAGGAAGTCGATGCCCTGGTCGGGTCCTACCGGGACGAGGCCAAGGGCGTGCTGTACCCGCACTGGAATTTTGACTCCGACCACATCTATGCCCTCGGCCTGGCGAGCAGTCCGGCACCTACCCAGGCCACGCTGGGCAAGTACCGCCTGGCCTGGGTGCGCGGCTACCGTTACGAAAACTACCTGCCCAATGTGCGCCGCTATAACCAGATCGAGCGCCGCACCGGCATTCTGCCGATGCTCCAGCAGGGTCGTGCGGACTATTACATCGACGCCCAGACCGAGGTCGAGGCGGTACTCAAAGGCGCCGTCGATTCGCAGCAGTTTCGCTATACCCACCTGGCCGAACTGCCGCTGTTCCTCGGTTTTGCCGATACCTCCCAGGCCAGGTCGCTGATGAAGCTGTATGATCAGCGCATGACCCTGCTGGTCGGCAATGGCGGGCTGAAACCGATTTTCGAACGCTGGAAACAACCGTATCCGTTTGAGGGTAACCTGATGCCCGCCGGCCAGTGA
- a CDS encoding cobalamin-binding protein: MGRWLALLLVLSGPAAAVERVVSLAPSLSEIVVELDSADLLVGVLDAGERPPALESVPSVGRYGQLDMERLLSLKPDLLLLWPGSVGPAQREQLSRLGIPTYVAEPHSLNQLTTQIEDIARQLGRAERGQALATDLRRQLDGLRQRYRREVPLRVFYQVWDQPLYTVGGGQIISDALEVCGARNVFADLRLPAPQVSIESVLARNPQVILASSQAQLDAWKAWRQVTAVSSGQLLRVTDKGLERPSGQMIEATAALCRLIAPGR, translated from the coding sequence ATGGGGCGCTGGCTGGCGCTGCTGTTGGTCCTCAGTGGCCCAGCGGCCGCCGTGGAGCGAGTAGTCAGCCTGGCACCGTCCCTGTCGGAAATCGTTGTCGAGCTGGACTCGGCCGACCTGCTGGTCGGCGTGCTCGATGCCGGCGAGCGTCCGCCAGCCCTTGAGTCCGTGCCATCGGTGGGCCGTTATGGCCAGTTGGACATGGAACGCCTGCTCAGCCTCAAGCCCGATCTGTTGCTGCTCTGGCCCGGTAGTGTCGGCCCGGCACAGCGCGAACAACTGAGCCGGCTGGGCATCCCCACCTACGTCGCCGAACCCCACAGCCTCAACCAATTGACTACCCAGATCGAAGACATTGCCCGGCAACTGGGACGAGCCGAACGTGGGCAAGCACTGGCGACCGACCTGCGTCGGCAATTGGATGGCTTGCGCCAGCGCTACCGGCGCGAGGTGCCGCTGCGGGTGTTCTATCAGGTCTGGGACCAGCCGCTATACACCGTGGGCGGCGGGCAGATCATCAGCGACGCGCTAGAGGTGTGTGGTGCGCGGAATGTGTTCGCCGACCTGCGCCTGCCGGCGCCGCAGGTCAGCATCGAGTCGGTACTGGCGCGTAATCCGCAGGTGATCCTCGCCAGCAGCCAGGCTCAGCTCGATGCCTGGAAAGCTTGGCGACAGGTCACGGCGGTGAGTAGTGGGCAATTACTGCGGGTGACCGACAAAGGCCTGGAGCGGCCGAGCGGGCAGATGATCGAAGCGACGGCGGCGTTGTGCCGGTTGATTGCGCCTGGTCGGTAA
- a CDS encoding TonB-dependent receptor domain-containing protein, with amino-acid sequence MKLSRLAMTLTLLPAGPLLADTFERDQALKLPEVLISANRQVEARNDSSAANTVFTREDIDRLQPSSVTDLLSRVPGVQVTQAGGRGSLPGISIRGTKSAQSLVLVDGQRIGNSTSGDSNLQHINIEQVERVEVLRGSRSVIYGSDAIGGVIQIFTRRSAEPGLQPRLHMGLGSNQTWERSLGLSGGDANTRFNLGASLDETAGIDRTHQSYPSDGDHDAYRNQALSLSLSHGFSDDLEVGFNVLDNRGKSEFDSPFGRYDSSTGQSYQQKPYSDFNVSSVSGYFDARVNQAWKTRVELGHSENREQTRDKLSTEDSVFNTYRDSVSWQNDLTLNEQNSLILGGDWYEDRVNSDFDYYGARAALGEDSRWNRAAFIQHHFTAEHFSTELGLRRDDNQQFGSQNSWSGTFTLPLNTDNDLLLTYSEGFRAPTFNDLYYPDYNNPGLKPETSKSYELQWRSQLTESSRLEASLYRTDLEDAIIYGSRPENVASARINGFEAALKQELFGWQSNLGVSIIDPRDRDSGHTLARRARRTLNLDLDRQFDQLGLGATWQAVSSSYDDEKNLQPLGGYGLLSLRSSWAVNHEVTLQMKIDNLLDKDYSRALYQYQGEQYGYREEGRALMFGVTWMPQL; translated from the coding sequence ATGAAACTCTCCCGCCTTGCCATGACGCTGACCCTGCTGCCGGCCGGCCCACTGCTGGCCGACACCTTCGAACGCGACCAGGCACTGAAGCTGCCCGAAGTCCTGATCAGCGCCAATCGCCAGGTCGAAGCCCGCAATGACAGCAGCGCAGCCAACACGGTGTTCACCCGCGAGGATATCGACCGCCTGCAACCCTCCAGCGTCACCGACCTGCTGAGCCGGGTGCCGGGGGTGCAAGTCACCCAGGCGGGCGGGCGCGGCAGCCTGCCGGGGATTTCCATTCGTGGCACCAAGTCCGCGCAAAGCCTGGTGCTGGTAGACGGCCAGCGCATTGGCAATTCGACCTCGGGCGACAGCAACCTGCAGCACATCAACATCGAACAGGTCGAGCGCGTGGAAGTGTTGCGCGGCTCACGCTCGGTGATTTATGGCAGCGATGCGATTGGCGGGGTGATTCAGATCTTCACCCGGCGCAGCGCCGAGCCCGGCCTGCAGCCACGCCTGCACATGGGGTTGGGCAGCAACCAGACCTGGGAGCGTAGCCTCGGCCTGTCCGGTGGCGATGCCAACACTCGCTTCAACCTCGGCGCCAGCCTGGATGAAACTGCCGGGATCGACCGCACCCACCAGTCCTACCCCAGCGATGGCGATCACGACGCCTACCGCAACCAGGCGCTGAGCCTGAGCCTGAGCCATGGCTTCAGTGACGACCTGGAAGTCGGTTTCAACGTGCTGGATAACCGCGGCAAGAGCGAGTTCGATAGCCCGTTCGGTCGCTACGACTCAAGCACGGGGCAAAGCTACCAACAAAAGCCCTACAGCGATTTCAACGTCAGTAGCGTCAGCGGCTATTTCGATGCCCGCGTCAACCAGGCCTGGAAGACGCGCGTCGAACTGGGCCACAGCGAGAACCGCGAACAAACCCGCGACAAGCTCAGCACTGAAGACTCGGTGTTCAACACCTACCGCGACTCCGTGAGCTGGCAGAACGACCTGACCCTCAACGAGCAGAACAGCCTGATCCTGGGGGGTGACTGGTACGAAGATCGGGTCAACAGCGACTTTGACTACTACGGGGCGCGCGCCGCTTTAGGTGAAGACAGCCGCTGGAACCGCGCCGCGTTCATTCAGCATCATTTCACTGCCGAGCACTTCTCCACCGAGCTGGGCCTGCGCCGCGACGACAATCAACAGTTCGGCAGCCAGAACAGCTGGAGCGGCACCTTCACCCTGCCGCTGAACACCGACAATGACTTACTGCTGACTTACAGCGAAGGTTTCCGGGCGCCGACCTTCAACGACCTTTACTACCCGGACTACAACAACCCGGGCCTGAAGCCTGAAACCTCAAAGAGCTACGAACTGCAATGGCGCAGCCAACTGACTGAAAGCAGCCGACTGGAAGCCTCGCTCTACCGCACCGACCTCGAAGACGCGATCATCTATGGCAGCCGCCCGGAAAACGTCGCCTCGGCGCGGATCAACGGCTTCGAGGCAGCCCTCAAGCAGGAGCTGTTCGGCTGGCAGAGCAACCTGGGCGTCTCGATCATCGACCCACGGGACCGCGACAGCGGCCACACCCTCGCCCGCCGTGCCCGCCGCACCTTGAACCTGGACCTGGACCGGCAGTTCGACCAGCTCGGACTGGGGGCGACCTGGCAAGCGGTGAGCAGCAGCTACGACGATGAGAAAAACCTCCAGCCCTTGGGCGGCTATGGCCTGCTGAGCCTGCGCAGCAGTTGGGCGGTGAACCACGAAGTCACCCTGCAGATGAAAATCGACAACCTGCTGGACAAGGACTACAGCCGCGCGCTGTACCAGTACCAAGGCGAGCAGTACGGTTATCGCGAGGAAGGCCGGGCGTTGATGTTCGGGGTGACGTGGATGCCGCAGCTCTGA
- a CDS encoding MFS transporter — translation MTRGQVRRRLSVNWWQYFALALLPLLVINGLFGEGEALAPILAMPFFIAGMASMFVSLKFFGAYKHGLIATQKALDTADEPAAWIALAAQRRSAMLVASLPAWIGALAVFVGLEAVPLVLLGLATGVLFYLYRIPRQLG, via the coding sequence GTGACCCGCGGCCAGGTTCGGCGGCGCCTGTCCGTCAATTGGTGGCAATACTTCGCGCTGGCCCTGCTGCCGTTGCTGGTGATCAATGGCCTGTTTGGCGAGGGTGAAGCCCTGGCTCCGATCCTGGCGATGCCGTTCTTCATCGCCGGCATGGCCTCGATGTTCGTCAGCCTGAAATTTTTCGGTGCCTACAAGCACGGCTTGATCGCCACCCAAAAAGCCCTGGACACCGCCGATGAACCGGCGGCCTGGATCGCCCTGGCCGCTCAGCGCCGCAGCGCCATGCTGGTCGCCTCCCTGCCGGCCTGGATCGGCGCGCTGGCGGTGTTCGTCGGCCTGGAGGCGGTGCCTCTGGTGCTGCTGGGGTTGGCCACTGGCGTGCTGTTCTACCTCTACCGTATTCCGCGTCAACTCGGCTGA
- the ribA gene encoding GTP cyclohydrolase II, with protein sequence MPVVFVAASKLPTPFAQFTMHGFLDESTGREHVVLSLGDVADGAPVLGRLHSECLTGDALFSQRCDCGSQLEAALQAIAREGRGVLLYLRQEGRGIGLLNKIRAYELQDGGADTVEANERLGFAADQRDYAMCLPMLEHLGVKSLRLMTNNPRKVKALTDMGIVVAERVPLHTGHNPHNKLYLATKASKLDHMMGNEHQGEADRA encoded by the coding sequence GTGCCTGTCGTTTTTGTTGCCGCTTCCAAGCTGCCAACGCCTTTTGCGCAATTCACCATGCATGGCTTTCTCGATGAGTCCACTGGCCGCGAGCACGTCGTGTTGAGCTTGGGTGATGTGGCCGATGGTGCCCCGGTACTCGGCCGGCTGCACTCCGAGTGCCTGACCGGCGATGCCTTGTTCAGCCAGCGTTGCGACTGCGGCTCACAATTGGAAGCCGCCTTGCAGGCCATCGCCCGCGAAGGCCGTGGCGTGTTGCTGTACTTGCGCCAGGAAGGCCGGGGTATTGGCCTGCTGAACAAAATCCGCGCCTATGAGTTGCAAGATGGCGGTGCCGATACCGTTGAAGCCAACGAGCGCCTGGGTTTTGCCGCTGACCAGCGTGACTACGCCATGTGCCTGCCGATGCTCGAGCACCTGGGCGTCAAATCCCTGCGCCTGATGACCAACAACCCGCGCAAGGTCAAGGCATTGACCGACATGGGCATCGTGGTTGCCGAGCGCGTGCCGTTGCACACCGGCCACAATCCGCACAACAAACTCTACCTGGCGACCAAGGCCAGCAAGCTCGACCACATGATGGGCAACGAGCATCAGGGCGAGGCAGACCGGGCGTGA